The DNA window GCGCATCGAGAAACGCCTCGCGCGGGCCCGCGAGGAGATCCGCGAGGCGCACGAGTTCCGCTACGTGGTCGTGAACGACGATCTCGACAAGGCCGTGGAGGGCCTGCACGCCATTCAGGTGGCCGAACGCGCCCGGCAGGTCCCGGAGAACGAGTGGACGGCCGAAGACCGCGCCGCGCGCCTGCGGGCGGACACGCTGCGCTCCTACGCCCTGAGCGACGCTGACCTGCACCGCGTCGTGGAGTCCTGAGGCCCCGGCCGTGCCGCTGACCCTGATGCAGGGCGACATCGCCGCGCAGCGCGCAGACGTGATCGTCACGGCCGCCAACGCGCAGCTTGCAGGGGGCGGGGGCGTGGACGGCGTGATCCACCGCGCCGCCGGGCCGGACCTGCTGCGCGCCATCCGCGCGCTGGGCGGAACGCCCACCGGCACGGCCGTGCTCACCCCGGCGTTCGGGCTGGAGCGTCAGGGCGTGCGGGCCGTGGTCCACGCGGTCGGGCCGATCTGGCGCGGTGGACACGCCGGCGAGGCCGATCTGCTGGCGGGCGCGTACCGCCGCAGCGTGGAACTCGCCGTGCAGGCCGGCCACCACTCCATCGCCTTCCCGGCGATCAGCACCGGCGTGTACGGCTACCCGCTGGAGCGGGCGGCCGACGTGACCCTGCGCACCCTGCGCGCCGCCGTGGCCGAGCATCCGGAACTGGACATCCGCGTCGTGCTGTATGACCGCGGCACGCTGAACGTCTTTGAGCGCGCGCTGGTACGGCTGGACTCCGGTCCGGGTGCATAAGTTGACGGGAGCGCATATCGCGCTATCTTCTTTGCATCACCGCCCGGAAGGGCGGATTTTTTTGTGCCATGACCTCCGGCCGCCCATGTATGCAGCCCCCTTTCGGACGGAGCCGCCGCGAAGCTGTCCAGAACGCTGTTTTCTGCGTTCCCTGCATGACATTGACATCGCCCGCATTCCACGCTATCTTTTCCCTATCACCGCCGAAGAGGGCGGGTTTTTTCTTTTGGGTCTCCGGCGTCAGCGTTAAGGCGTCCTGAGATGGCCACCATCCACCGCACGCTCCCCGCGCGCAAGCTGGAGCCATGAGCGACGACCAGAAGACCGGCTATGATCCCGCCAATACCTCGCCCGCCGAGGGGCAGAGCCGGCCCATCCCCGAGGCGGACCGCGGCAAGGACCCGAACATCGACCCCGCCGCGAAATCGGAACCGGCCGAGGGCGGCCGCGACGAGGTCGAGGACACCCAGACCGGGCACTGAGGCGTGACGGCCGACGTGGCGCTGAACGTGGCCCGCCCGGAGCCGGAGCGGGCCGACCTGCTCGTGTGGGTGAAGAACACGCTGCGCCCCGAGTACGGCGAGCGGCCGCTGTCTCCGCGCCGTGACCCGATGCACGAGCTGGTCAGCACCATCCTGTCGCAGCGCACCACCCACGCCGACGAGGAGGCCGCGTACCACGAGCTGCGCGGGCTGGGCGACTGGGACGCGATCATCGCCGCGCCGGTGGAGACGGTCGCTCACGCGATCCGCCGCAGCAACTACCCCGAGAGCAAGGCCCCGCGCATCCAGCAGGCCCTGGTGGCCCTGCGCGACTCGCCCGGCGGCTACGACCTGGATTTCCTGCGCGAGCTCCCGGTCAAGGACGCCCTGAAGTTCCTGACGGACCTGCCCGGCGTGGGGATCAAGACCGCAAGTTTGGTGTTGCTGTTCAACTACGCGCGGCCGGTGTTCCCGGTGGACACGCACGTCCACCGCGTCACCACCCGCGTGGGCGCCATCCCGAAGATGGGCGAGCAGGCCGCGCACCGCGCGCTGCTGAAGCTGCTCCCGCCCGATCCGCCCTTCCTGTACGAGCTGCACGTCAACCTGCTGCGGCACGGGCAGAGGGTGTGCTCGTGGACAGCCCCGAAATGTGGCGTGTGCGTGCTGCGGGAGCGCTGCGACGCCTACGCCGTTTACGACGGCCGGGTGCCGAGCTGGAAGGCCTGAGGAACGCTCAGCCCCGTTCGCGTTCGCGCAGCACGAGCTGGATCAGGCCCAGGAGCACGAGTTCGTCGTCGGCGTCCTGCCGGGGCGACAGTTCCTCAATGGTGAAGCGCCGCGAGAAGACCGAGCGCTTCTTGTGCACCCGGTACGCGGGCTGCCCGGCCCCGTCCGTGACGGTGTACGTGGGATTCACCAGATAGTCGAAGCCCATGGCGATGAAGTCCCCGACGAACGGAATGACGTCCAGCAGCCCCTCGATCACGCCCAGCCACGGATGGTCGTCGCGGACGGTGAAGCGCACCTCGTCCGCCGGGCCCAGCAGGTCGTAGGCTGCGCCCCACAGCGTCCGCAGACCCTGGGCGCGCAGTGACCCGACGGCCGCGCCGTCCGCTCGGGTGATGAAGCGCTGCGCCTTCCAGTCGAGCGCTCCGGCGAGCAGACCACGCGCCTTCATGGTGTGCGTCTGCGTGCGGCGGGCCTCGTCGGCGTAGACGCGCACCTCGTCGCGGACGCTGAAGGTCTTCTCCTTCACCACCGCGACCAGCGTGTCGTGGGCGTCGTGGACGCGCAGTTCGGTGAGCAGGCTGAACCGGAAATCCAGTGTCAGGGGGAAGGAAAGGGGCATGGGGCCTGGTACGGGCTCAGGTCGGATCCGGTTCCCACACATCCAGCCGCGTGCCCGGTGTGACGCCCGCCCCCTGGGCCCATACCTGCGCGGGCTGCACCCGGCGCGCCTCGGGCTGCACGGTTCGGACGCGCACGGCGCCGCTCCGGGCGGCCACCGTCAGGCCCGCGTCGTCCACGTGCAGCACCTCGCCAGGGGTGCCCGCGCCGTCCACGGCGTCCAGCCCACCCAGCTTCAGTCGGGCGCCGTTCAGGAATGCGGTCGTCTGCGGCCACGCGGCCACACCCCGCGCGCGGTTCACGATCTGCGGTGCGCTGTCGGTCCAGCGCACGAACCCGTCTTCCTTGACCAGCATGGGCGCGTGGGTGGCCCGCGCGTCGTCCTGCGGGGTGGGCGTCAGGGCATCCAGCCGCGACAGGGCGTCCACGATCAGGCGCGCAGCCTGAACGCCCAGCGCGTCCGCGAGTTCCACGCTCGTCCACGCGGGGTCGATGGGCAGTTCCTCCTGCAAGAGGATCGGGCCGGTGTCCATGCCGGGATCGGTCTGCATGATGGTCGTCCCGGTGACCGTCTCGCCGCCGATCAGCGCCCACTGGATCGGCGCGGCGCCCCGGTACGCGGGCAGCAGGCTGGTGTGCGTGTTCAGGAAGCCGTACTCCGGCACGGCCAGCAGGGACGCCGGCAGGATCTTGCCGTAGGCGCAGGTCACGGCCACGTCCGCGCCGCAGTCCCGCAGGGTGGCCTCGAACGCCACGTTGCCGCGCAGCTTCCGCGGCTGGGCCAGGGGCAGGCCGAGCGCCGCCGCGTGCGCCGCGACGGGCGGCGGCGTGAGCTTCAGGCCGCGGCCCACCGGCTTGTCCGGCTGCGCCACGACCAGCACCACCTCGAAGGCCGCGCGGACCGCGTCCAGCACCGGCAGCGCGAAGGCGGGCGACCCGAAGAACGCGACCGTCGGGCGCGGGGCGGTCAAAGGTTCTCTTCGACGCTGTGCGCCTGCTCGCGCCGCACGAGTTCGTTCAGGAACGCCTTGGACTTCTGCTGGATGGCCAGCAGTTCCTTGCGGTAGTCCTCCGTGACCTCGGCGGGCAGGCGGTCGAGGAACAGCACGCCGTCCAGGTGGTCGGTCTCGTGCTGGAACACCCGCGCCAGGTAATCGTCGGCCTCCAGCACCCTGGCTGCGCCGTCCAGGTCGGTGTAGCTGACCTGCACCGCCCGGGCGCGCGCCACTCCTTCCTCGTAGATGCCGGGAATGCTCAGGCAGCCCTCCTGATACGACTTGTCCTTCTTCTTGTCGATGACCTTCAGCACCGGATTGATCATCACGAAGTCCCGCAGCACCCGCGAGCGCAGCGGCCGCTCCTGGCCCTCGTTCTCTTCCTCGTCGTCCTCGTACTCCACGGCGACGAACATCCGCACTGGCAGCCCGATCTGCGGCGCGGCCAGACCCACGCCGCGCGCCTCGAACATCGTCTCCAGCATGGTCTGAGCCACCTGACGCACCTCCTGCGGGCCGAACCCGGGTACGGTCAGCGTGTCGGTCACGCGCAGGGGCTTGGCTTTGCGGCGCAGCACGGGATCACCGTACAGGCGCAGCGGATACACGCGGGGGGCAGGGTCACTCACACTGTCCCCAGTTTTACCAGACCCCGACCGGAACGCCCAGGAGCCTTCGCGCCATTCTCACGTCCGCCGCACGGCGCCCCCGTAGGGTCGAAGCACATCAGGAGGACACCGATGCCCACAGCCCGCCTTGCCCTGCTCGTGACCGCCGCTCTGCTCCTCGCCCCGGCCGCCGCCGCCCAGAGCACCACGCCCGCCCCGCCGGACCCGGCCGCCACGCCCGCACCCAGTCCCGACGCCGCCACCGCCGCGTCGCAGGCCCGCACCCTGGCGCAGCAGGCGCGCGCCGCGTACCCCAAGGGCAGCGCGAACATCGACCAGACGCTGTGGAAACAGGCCGCCGCCGCCGCCGAGGCTGCCGTGGCCGCCGCCCCGCAGAACACCGAGTACCTGCGCCTGCGCGCTCAGATCTACACCGAGGTCAGTTTCTGGAAGCAGGCCGAGCGCGCGTGGAACGCCCTGTTCGTGGTGCAGGCCCCCACGCCCGGCGGGGACGACGTGAAGGCCGCCGCGACCGTGCAGTACAACCTGGGGTACAGCGCGTACACCCTGAACCAGCCCGCGCAGGCCGCCGCCGCCTTCAAGACCTGCCTGGAGTACGACCCGCAGAACCTGCCGTGCCTCACGTGGAGCGCCCGCACCGCGCTCGAGGGCGGCAACTACACCCAGGCGACCGCGCTGTACGACCGCGCGCTGGCCCTCGCCCCGGCCGACAAGACGCTGTCGTACTTCCGTGGACTGGCCCAGGGCGCCGGGCGCTACGGCCCCGCGGCCGTCCGCGCCTTCAGCCGCGCGTACGGCGACCGCGACAACGGCCGCAAGCCCGAGGCCCTTGCCGGTTTCCAGGAGGCCGCCCGCAACGCCCCGAACTTCACCGAGGCGTGGCGCGAGGCCGGCCGCCTGGCGCTGGACCTGAACGACGCGCCCGCCGCCCTGGCCGCCTTCCAGGGGGCCGCCGCCCTGCCCGGCGCGAGCGCCGCGGACAAGTACAACCTCGCCCTGGCGCAGGAGGCGGCGCAGTACGGCCTCGGCGCGGTGCAGGCCTTCCGCGCCGCGTACGCGAAATACACGGCGGGTGACAAGACGGCGGCCGCCACCGGCTTCCAGGACGCGGCGACTCAGAACCCCCAGTACGCCAAGGCCTGGTCCTGGCTGGGCCGCGTGCGATACGAGGCGAAGGACTACCCCGGCGCGGTGGAGGCCTACGGCAAGGCGGTCGCCCTCGACCCGAACGACAAGTCCAGCGCGTATTACCTGCGTCTCGCCCAGGCCGGTAAGTAGGCGCGGTCGCCCGACGGGGCGTGCTGTTCCAGCCGCCCACGCCACGGAACAGGAGTTATCCACACCCCGGTGCAGGAAGGGGTGTGGATAACTCTGCGGGGGTGTGGATAAGTCCGCGAGCTGGAGCCGATGATGGGCTGGGATTGCCCTCAATATCCTGTCCGGCACGTCAAAAACCGAAGAACTGACGTCGCTCTGACAGACCGAGCTGAGAACGGGACTTATCCACAGCCGCTTGTGGATAAGTCCCGGCCGTCCTTCTTTATGGCTGCCGCGCGCTTACTCCGGCCCGACGGTCACGCCGTTCGACCCGAGCAGGCCCTCCCAGTCCGTCACCGCCTGGGTGATGATGTCCGGGTTGCTGCGGGTGATGCTCTCGTCAAGCGGTGCGATCCGCGTGTTGCCGGACTGCTGGGCCAGCGGCTTGCCCTGCGACGTCGTGGCGATGTACAGGTCGCTGCGCTGGTCCGGGCGGCCCGGCGTGGGCTGCCCGAAGCCCACCGTGTTGCCCGTCACCGTGTTGCTGTTCAGGTTCACGCCGAGCTGGCTGCAGTTCCTGGCCCAGCGGACATAGATTCCGTTGTCTGCGCCGCCTGCGTGCCGGCCGTCCGGCAGCAGGCCGGTGCCCAGTACGCGGTTGTCGTGGATGGCGACCGCCTCGCCGTTCGCGATGGCGATGCCGTGGTTGCTGGTCTCCAGCACCGTGTTGTTGCCGATGTCCACGTGGCGGGACACGCACCCGTCCGTGATGATTCCGCCGCCGCTGTAGCCCTCCAGATCCGCCGGGTACGCATACGCGCCGCGGATCAGATTGTGGTGGATGCGGATCGGGTGGCCGGGCGTGCCGCTGGACTCGTAGATGCTGATGTTGTCCTCCACGCGGCTGTAGCCGGGCTCGTTCTCCACGCGGTTCCACGCGATCTCGGCGTCCGGGGTGCTCCGCACGGCGTTGAGCTGCACGAACTGCACCCGGAAGAACTTGTCCTGCGTGTCGGACGGCCCGGGAATCAGCCAGCCGCCCTTGCCGTCGCTGCGCCGCCCGTCGATGTTCAGGGCGCGGTTGCGCACGATGCTCAGGCGTCCCAGCGTGCCGTTCTCCCCACCCTGGATGTAGATGCCGCTGGTGCCCTTCATGAAGTCGTTCTGGACGGTCAGGCTGGCAGGGGCCTGGATGTGCAGGAACCGGCCCGGCACGCCCATGCGCTCGTCCGGGTTCAGGCCGTAGCCGCGGCAGTTCTGCACGGTCACGTTCGACCCAACTGTGAATTCCCCGTTCATGCGGGTGCTGATCAGGTGACCGCGCCCGGCCACCACACAGTTCTTGATCACGACCGGCTGTGTGGTGCTGATCTTGATGGCTGGGACGTCCAGGGCGTCGCTGCGGTAATTGCCGGTGATGGTCAGCGTGCCGCTGCCGTACGGCATGACCTCGATAGGCGCCTGGTACACCACGCAGCCGTCCACCTTCGCGTCCGCCCAGTCGGCGTGGGTCCCGCCGGCCCCCTCCGCGACCAGCTGGAGGGTCTCGCCGCCCTCCACGTTCACGTTCACGGCTTTCGACGCCCCGGCGCGCAGCGAACCGGAATCGAACATCGGGCGGCCGTCCACGAACACCTTGAAGGTGGCTGCACCGCTCGCGCCGGAATCGTCGTCGATGCCCACCTGCGCCGTGAACGAGCGGCACTGCGCGCCGAGGTTGTACTCCAGCGTGGAGGGTGCGCTCACGCCCAGGCCGCGCGGGTACGCCACGCCGGCCACCGTCAGGCCCGCTCCGCCGGCGCTGCGGTCCTTGCCGAAGGTGGCCCTGCCGGTGGGTTTCACGCTGCTCAGGACGGTCGTTCCGGCCGTCATGGACTGGGAGGTCAGGAAGCCGTCGGCGCTGCCGCTGCGGCCTCCGTTCAGGGTGCACGCGGTCAGGGTCAGGAGCAGCGCGCTGCCGGGAGCCAGCAGCGCTGGGTGGGGGAGTGCAGAGCGTGTCTTCATGCAGAGACCTCGAAAGGCACGGTAGAGGTGGGAGGGACGTGGTCCGGCCGCCCAGAACGCCCGCGGGTGGCTGGGCCCAGGGTAGGGAAGTGCCGCCGGTTGTGCTGGAGAACCGTACTTTATGGCCCGCAGATCAAGGAACCATGAGCCCCTTTGGCCGCGCCGGGCCATGGCGTGTGCAGCGGGTGAGGCCGGCTGATCGCGGGCCGGTCATACCGGGAGGCCACTAACGCGGGGGCGCTACCTTGACGGCATGACGACTTCCCGGAGAACCATCCTCGTCGCCAACGACGACGGCATCTTCAGCCCCGGCATCAAGGCGCTGGGCCTCGCCATGGCCGCCCTGCCCGATGTGGACGTGGTGGTGGTCGCTCCGGACGTCGAGCAGTCCGCCGTCGGGCACGGCATCACCATCCGCCGCCCGCTGCGCTTCAAGCACACTGCCAGCGCGGGCTTCGGCGACATTCCCGCGTACCGGGTGGACGGCACCCCTGCCGACTGCGTGGTGCTGGCCGTGCATCTGCTCGGACGCCCCGACCTGATCGTGAGCGGCATCAACCTCGGTCCCAATCTGGGAGACGACCTCACGCATTCCGGGACGGTCGCGGCGGCCATCGAGGGTCTCGCGCTGGGCATTCCTGCCATCGCCCTGAGCCAGCAGGGGAGCCAGGACGGCGAGTACGCCTTCGCCGCGAGCGCTGCGTACGCCGCCCGTCTGGCCGCCGAGGTGCTGGAACGCGGCCTGCCGCCCCGCACGCTCCTGAACGTCAACTTTCCCCGCTCTGCACCCACCGGCGTGCGCGTCACGCGGGTGGGTGAGCACCGCTGGGAGGACACCATCGTCACCCGCCACGACCCCGAGGGCCGCGAGTACCACTGGGTGGCCGGCACCAGCACCGCTCCGGACCGCGACGACCCGGACACCGATTACGGCGCCGTGCAGGCCGGCATGATCAGCGTCACGCCCGTGCGTCTCGACCTGACCGCCCGCGACCTGATGGGCGAGGTCAATTCCTACCTGCCCGGCGTGTAATCAGGGCTGCACGACCTTCACCTGGTCGGCGGGAATGGGCGTCAGGGTCAGGCGGCGCAGGTCGCTGCCGTCAATGCGTGAGATCAGGATGGCCCGCTGACGCTGCTGAGTGGCCCGGTGCAGCTCAGACACGCTGGCCACGATCACTGGGACGCCCTGACCCTCACCGGACAGGACAGTCGTGGGCACCCGCCCATGGACTGTGGTCTGTACGGACAACAGATAGCGCGGTGCTAGTCCACCGAGCATGCAATCGCAGAAAAAGTTGCGGTTATCGAGGACCGCGTAGCGAGTGCCGTCCGTCGCGCCTGTCTCAAAGGCGAGGTAAGAATTGGGATCTTTCAGGTTCGAGGACGTGAACGACAGCTCGTGACCGACAGCCTGCGTGACCGGTGCCACCAGCGCGGCCGTGTACAGGTCGTTGGCGGCCACGGGAGCAGATGGTGTGCCCAGGGTCAGGGAGGCTGGGCCAACCCTGAGCACAGGCTGGAGCGTGCCGGACAGTCGAAGTGGCGTATCTGTACTGTTGTCCAGAATCATCAGCAGTGAGAAGACGTCCACGTACTTCTCGCCCTTCACCCACCGGGCACTCTGGGTGAAATCAACAAGCTGAGCGTCCGTGTGACCTGGGAATGTCAGGTGATACAGGCTCCCTGGGAGCTGCTCCACTTTCACGCCACCGGCGCGAAGGGACACCCAGATATCCGCCACGCGCAGAAGCTGATTGCCGGGTGTGGGCGAACGTTTCAGGCAGTCCGCGATCAACTTTCCGCGTTCGCCCGGATGTGAGAGCTGCTGCCGAACCTGCTGGGCAGACGTCTGCGGGAGGAGCTTCAGGTAATCCTCGTCGAATGCGCAGAGTCGAAGCTGAGGATCGGGAATGGCCCGAATGCCGTTCACCTGCGCGACTGCCTGCAAGCCGAGCAGACCTGCCACCCCAAGGAGCAGCGTCGTACGCACCACCTGCGGCCCCGTATGGACGATCCCCAACTCGCGGGCTATGACGGCGGGACTGCCGAGGTCACGCAGCGCGGCGCGCTCCGCTTCTATCTCACTCAGTCCGCACAGCCGGTGGCGGTAGACCTTATCCTCGATGGCGCCGCGCAGCTCGGTCATGACGTCTCGCCTCTTCTGGCCCCAGAGCCCACGGGTGGCCCGTCTCAGGTAGCGCTCGGTAGGGTTCATCGGTTCCCCTTTGCCAGGAACGCCAACTGCGCGGCGGGCACCTGGACCAGCGTCACGTGGCGCAGGTCATCGGCATTCACGCGGTACACCATCACGGCGTTCTCCTTGCGTGCCGTTGCGGCATTGAGTTCCGCGAGCGTCGTGACCAGTCGGGGGGCCGGTGTGATGGTCTGGAAGGCGATGGGAACACTGCCGTTCACGCGTGCCCGCACCATGAGCCATTCCGCCGAGTTGCCCTTGATGCGCTCGAAGTTCTGGATCACCGCAAACAGCTCCCCATCCCGGCCGCGCACGGTCAAGCGCGGCGCCGAGGTGGGCGCCGTGGGTGAGTCAGGGGCATAGGCCAGTTCAGCTGGTCGGGGCAGGTTGATGCCCCCCAGTCTGCGCAGGATCACGCCGGCCACCACATTGGTCGCGGTGATCGGAGCCTCCTCCGACCCGAGCCGGAGCTTGACGGCACCCACCTGCAAGACCGGATTCCGGGTACCAGTGAGGTGCAGTGGCTCTCTGGTGGCGAAGCTCAGGAATGCGATCAGGTCACCCAAGCCGATATACCGCTCCCCACCGATGTCGGTCGTCTGATACAGCGCGCCTTGGGTCAGGCCTGTGTGGACGATCAGCGGCGTGGTCGAGGTCGCCGAGGTGTAGTCCGTCTGATCCCCGACATTGATGCTGCCCGCTGTCAGGGCGGCCAGAACATCCTTGACCCTGAGCACGGTATGGGCACCAGACTGGGCGGCATCTCGTCGGCACGAGGTCAGGAACCCGGCGGGGCCACCCTTCCGGGCCACGATGCGCTGGAATCTGGAGCGGTCGGCCGCACTGAGGGTCTGCAGGTCAGCGCCGCTGGGATAACTGCAGATGTCACGAAACGCCTGGGGCAGGACGGTCGAACGGATGGGGGTGGTCTGCGCGACGGCCTGGAGACCCAACAGGCCAGCGATGCCGAGCAGGAGGGTCATCCGGGCAACTTGAGGCGCCGTGTGCACTGCAGTCAGATCACGGGCGATCACGACCGGATTTCCGAGATCACGCAGCGCGGCGCGCTCCGCTTCGCTCTCACTCAGGCCCCACAGCCGGTGGCGGTAGATCTTGTCCTCGATGGCGCCGCGCAGTTCGGTCATGACGTCGCGCTTCTTCTGGCCCCACAGCCCACGGGTCGCCTGCCGCAGGTACCGCTCGGTGGCCTTCACGCCTTCCCGCCGATCACGCCCCGCACGGCTCCGCTGAACTGCTCATACCGCTCGCGCTGCACCCTCAGTTCTTCCTTGCCACTGGGCGTCAGGGTGTACACCTTCACCGGGCTGCCTCCACGGGGCAGGAGCTGGAACTCGCCGGTGATGAAGCCCTGCTTTTCCAGGCGGTGGAGGGCCGGGTAGAGGGTGCCTTCGCGCAGGGCGAAGTAGCCGTCCGTGGCGGCCTGGACGTCGGCGATGATCTGGCCGCCGTAGCGGGGGCCGGTGTCGAGGGTGGCGAGCAGGAGGAGGTCAAGGTGGCCTTTGAGCTGCTGGGCATCCATGGCAGAGCCTTTGCGGCCGTGCGAGTGTCACAGCCTTGCTTTCCGAGGTAGGAGCATCGTAAGGCAAGGGGCATCGGATTGCAAGGTCGCTCGGAGGGGAGCCTGGTGCTGTGCATCCCATCTGTTCAAGACTCCTGACCACCGCAGGTGTGGTGCACGTCAGATGAGGCCGGCCCTCAGCGGCTGTCCACCGTCTCGAAGGTCCAGCCGCGCAGGCCCGGCGCGAGGTCGAGGGAAGGCACGCGGCCCTCCCAGCGGCTCATGACCAGGTACAGGCCAGGCTGCGCCTCGGACCACAGCAGTTCGGCGCTGACGAAGCCCGGCTGGCGCGGCAGGGTGTCCAGGAAGCGGCGCAGGGTCGCCAGGGCGTCGTCGCCCCGGCCCTCGGCATAGTGCACGTGGGAAGCCATGCGGGGCAGGCTAGTGCACCGGCCCGCGCGCGGCGCTCAGTACAGGCTCAGGGGATCTTTCGGATCCCAGCGCAGGTACGTGCCGAAGTGCAGGTGCGGCCCGGTGCTGCGCCCGGTGTTGCCCACGCGCCCGATGGGCTGCCCGCGCACGACCAGTTCACCGGCCTTCACAAGGTTCGCGCTGAGGTGGGCATAGCGCGTGATCCACCCGTCCGGATGCTCCATCACGACGGTCCAGCCCCAGCCGCGCTCGAAGTCCGGCCGCGACTCCAGCACGCGCCCCGAGCGTGCCGCGCGCACCACGGTGCCCACCGGCGCGACGATGTCCACGCCGTAGTGCGTTTCCTCGTGGCCCTCCAGGGTGCGCTCGCCGAAGCCGCTGCTGACCACGTGGTAGCCCTCCAGCGGCCACAGCCACCCGCCGCGTCCCTGGAGCGGACTGGCGGTGCTGGCCGTGCGGACCGTCACGCGGTTTGCCGCGGGCTGCGCGGGCGCTGCGCCGGCATGCGCCACGCGGGGCGGAATGGTCAGCACCGCACCCACCCACACGGCCTTCCCGCCCCGGTACTGCGGGTTGGCGTCCGCGAGCTGCGTCAGCGTGATGCCGTACTTGCGGGCGATCACCGTCAGGTTCTGCCCCTCTGTGACGGTGTGCGCCGTGGCGGGCAGCTTGCGGTCCGGGATGGTCAGCACCCACCCGGCCTGCACGGCGGTGCCGGTCTTCAGGCGGGTGTTCGCGGCGCGGATGGCGGCCATGCCCACGCCGGTGCTCGCGGCAATGCCGCTGAGGGTGTCGCCGGGCTTCACGCGGTACGAGGAATCGGCGCCCGCCCCGCTCCACAGCACGGCCGCCGCCAGCAGCGCCCAGGAATGACGTCTCACAGGGGGAATCATATCTGCTTGTCTGCACGTGCCGTGAGAACCGCGCTCCATACCGCCGCGCTACCCTGCACCCGTGAGCGCCGACCGCCCCGCCTACCGCCCCCCCGACGGGTACCGGCGCCTGCGCCTGACCGCCGCGTGGGACGGCGGCTCCTACGCCGGGTGGCAGGCGCAGCCGGACATGGCCAGTGTGCAGGACACGCTCCACGCTGCCCTTGCCCGATTGACCCCCGGAGCGTTTCGCGCGGTCGCCGCCGGCCGCACCGATGCGGGCGTGCACGCCGAGGCGATGCCCGTGCACGTGGACGTCCCGGCGGCCTTCGGGGTGCCCGTGGACCGGCTGGCCCGCGCGCTGAACGCGCACCTGCCGCCCACCATCGCCGTCCTGCACGCCATGGAGGCGGCGCCGGGCTTCCACGCGCGCTTTTCCTGCACCGGACGCCGGTACGTGTACCGCGTGCTGGCCAGTCCGCAGCGGCACCCGCTGTGGCACGGACGGGCGCTGCACGTGCCGCAGCGGCTGGACGCCCCGGCCATGAACGCTGCCGCCACCCACCTGCTGGGCACGCACGACTTCGCGGCCTTCGCCACGCAGGAGGAACGCCACACGGTGCGCGACCTGCGCGCGCTGCACGTCGTGCCCGGCCCGCTGGTGTGGGAGGTGCACGTGCACGGCGAGAGTTTTCTGCGTCATATGGTGCGTGGCCTGGTCGGCACGCTTCTGCTCGTCGGACTGGGTCGCCTCGAGCCGGACGGCGTCAGAGACATTCTGCGCGGCCTCGACCGCTCCCGTGCCGGCGCAAACGTCCCTGCTCACGGGCTGTACTTCGCCGGTGCGGAGTACGCGGATCTCGGCGACTAGGGGAGCATGACGGGTCGCCCACGGTCCTGCTTCCGCGCCGGAGGGCCTACCGCAGCAGGTCGCCCGCGATGATCACCTTCTGGATCTCGCTGGTGCCCTCGTAGATGCGCAGCAGCCGCTGGTCGCGGTAGAAGCGTTCCACCGGCGAGTCCTTCATGTAGCCCATGCCGCCGGCGACCTGCACGGCCTTGTCCGCCACCTGCGACAGCATCTCGGTGGCGTGGTACTTCGCGACGCTCGCCATGCGCCGCACGTCCTCGCCGTGATCGACCATCCACGCGACTTTCTGCCACAGCACGCGGCTGGTCT is part of the Deinococcus metalli genome and encodes:
- the surE gene encoding 5'/3'-nucleotidase SurE, encoding MTTSRRTILVANDDGIFSPGIKALGLAMAALPDVDVVVVAPDVEQSAVGHGITIRRPLRFKHTASAGFGDIPAYRVDGTPADCVVLAVHLLGRPDLIVSGINLGPNLGDDLTHSGTVAAAIEGLALGIPAIALSQQGSQDGEYAFAASAAYAARLAAEVLERGLPPRTLLNVNFPRSAPTGVRVTRVGEHRWEDTIVTRHDPEGREYHWVAGTSTAPDRDDPDTDYGAVQAGMISVTPVRLDLTARDLMGEVNSYLPGV
- a CDS encoding permease prefix domain 1-containing protein; translated protein: MNPTERYLRRATRGLWGQKRRDVMTELRGAIEDKVYRHRLCGLSEIEAERAALRDLGSPAVIARELGIVHTGPQVVRTTLLLGVAGLLGLQAVAQVNGIRAIPDPQLRLCAFDEDYLKLLPQTSAQQVRQQLSHPGERGKLIADCLKRSPTPGNQLLRVADIWVSLRAGGVKVEQLPGSLYHLTFPGHTDAQLVDFTQSARWVKGEKYVDVFSLLMILDNSTDTPLRLSGTLQPVLRVGPASLTLGTPSAPVAANDLYTAALVAPVTQAVGHELSFTSSNLKDPNSYLAFETGATDGTRYAVLDNRNFFCDCMLGGLAPRYLLSVQTTVHGRVPTTVLSGEGQGVPVIVASVSELHRATQQRQRAILISRIDGSDLRRLTLTPIPADQVKVVQP
- a CDS encoding permease prefix domain 1-containing protein, with translation MKATERYLRQATRGLWGQKKRDVMTELRGAIEDKIYRHRLWGLSESEAERAALRDLGNPVVIARDLTAVHTAPQVARMTLLLGIAGLLGLQAVAQTTPIRSTVLPQAFRDICSYPSGADLQTLSAADRSRFQRIVARKGGPAGFLTSCRRDAAQSGAHTVLRVKDVLAALTAGSINVGDQTDYTSATSTTPLIVHTGLTQGALYQTTDIGGERYIGLGDLIAFLSFATREPLHLTGTRNPVLQVGAVKLRLGSEEAPITATNVVAGVILRRLGGINLPRPAELAYAPDSPTAPTSAPRLTVRGRDGELFAVIQNFERIKGNSAEWLMVRARVNGSVPIAFQTITPAPRLVTTLAELNAATARKENAVMVYRVNADDLRHVTLVQVPAAQLAFLAKGNR
- a CDS encoding PadR family transcriptional regulator is translated as MDAQQLKGHLDLLLLATLDTGPRYGGQIIADVQAATDGYFALREGTLYPALHRLEKQGFITGEFQLLPRGGSPVKVYTLTPSGKEELRVQRERYEQFSGAVRGVIGGKA
- a CDS encoding antibiotic biosynthesis monooxygenase family protein; the protein is MASHVHYAEGRGDDALATLRRFLDTLPRQPGFVSAELLWSEAQPGLYLVMSRWEGRVPSLDLAPGLRGWTFETVDSR
- a CDS encoding LysM peptidoglycan-binding domain-containing M23 family metallopeptidase translates to MRRHSWALLAAAVLWSGAGADSSYRVKPGDTLSGIAASTGVGMAAIRAANTRLKTGTAVQAGWVLTIPDRKLPATAHTVTEGQNLTVIARKYGITLTQLADANPQYRGGKAVWVGAVLTIPPRVAHAGAAPAQPAANRVTVRTASTASPLQGRGGWLWPLEGYHVVSSGFGERTLEGHEETHYGVDIVAPVGTVVRAARSGRVLESRPDFERGWGWTVVMEHPDGWITRYAHLSANLVKAGELVVRGQPIGRVGNTGRSTGPHLHFGTYLRWDPKDPLSLY
- the truA gene encoding tRNA pseudouridine(38-40) synthase TruA — translated: MSADRPAYRPPDGYRRLRLTAAWDGGSYAGWQAQPDMASVQDTLHAALARLTPGAFRAVAAGRTDAGVHAEAMPVHVDVPAAFGVPVDRLARALNAHLPPTIAVLHAMEAAPGFHARFSCTGRRYVYRVLASPQRHPLWHGRALHVPQRLDAPAMNAAATHLLGTHDFAAFATQEERHTVRDLRALHVVPGPLVWEVHVHGESFLRHMVRGLVGTLLLVGLGRLEPDGVRDILRGLDRSRAGANVPAHGLYFAGAEYADLGD